In Holophagales bacterium, one DNA window encodes the following:
- a CDS encoding cation acetate symporter, with amino-acid sequence MGALAAVVTVLALAERLGASERAVGWAFIGITIGAFVVVGIASRTTRIAEYYVAGRKIPALFNGMATAADWMSAASYIGLAGTLFALGYDGVAYIMGWTGGYVLLAVFLGPYLRKFGQYTIPDFLGARYGGNLPRLVGVVAAVATSFTYLVAQITGVGIVMSRLLGLSFSVGVGLGLAAILVCSMLGGMKAVTWAQVGQYLVLLLAYLVPVSVMSYRATGVPVAGLMYGQVLQKIDARERQLIADPAERAVHEALLAEHAAATAAGTAEGPAPAPLAPYLQPFARTDVTNFLALTLCLMVGTAGLPHILMRYYTVPSVREARSSVGWSLLFISLLYVGAPAYAAFARWEVLDQVVGLPIADLPAWMTRWAQVGLVSWRDVNGDGLLQLGELRIGADAVVLASPEIAGLPFAISGLVAAAGLAAALSTSDGLLLTISNVLSHDLYYKVLNPGASIRRRLSISRAFLVLTAALAAWAATFRLSIIVEVVAWAFSLAAASFFPALVMGVWDKRANKAGAVVGMLVGFAVTLYYLVASRYFGVAWWGIRTVGSGIFGIPLGFLAILLVSRLTSPPSRELQEFVESVRYPRGAARGGSLD; translated from the coding sequence ATGGGGGCGCTCGCCGCGGTCGTCACCGTGCTCGCCCTCGCCGAGCGGCTCGGTGCGTCGGAGCGAGCGGTCGGCTGGGCCTTCATCGGCATCACCATCGGGGCCTTCGTGGTCGTCGGCATCGCCTCCCGCACCACCCGCATCGCCGAGTACTACGTCGCCGGGCGCAAGATCCCGGCCCTGTTCAACGGCATGGCCACCGCCGCCGACTGGATGAGCGCCGCCTCCTACATCGGGCTCGCCGGGACGCTCTTCGCGCTCGGCTACGACGGCGTCGCCTACATCATGGGCTGGACCGGCGGCTACGTGCTGCTCGCCGTCTTCCTCGGTCCCTACCTGCGCAAGTTCGGCCAGTACACCATCCCGGATTTCCTCGGCGCGCGCTACGGCGGGAATCTCCCGCGCCTGGTCGGCGTCGTCGCCGCGGTCGCCACCTCGTTCACCTACCTCGTGGCGCAGATCACCGGCGTCGGCATCGTCATGAGCCGCCTGCTCGGGCTGAGCTTCTCGGTCGGCGTCGGCCTGGGGCTCGCGGCCATCCTGGTCTGCTCGATGCTCGGCGGGATGAAGGCGGTCACCTGGGCCCAGGTCGGGCAGTACCTCGTGCTGTTGCTCGCCTACCTCGTCCCGGTCTCGGTGATGTCGTACCGCGCTACCGGCGTGCCGGTTGCCGGGCTGATGTACGGGCAGGTCCTGCAGAAGATCGACGCTCGCGAGCGGCAGCTCATCGCCGACCCGGCCGAGCGGGCGGTGCACGAGGCGCTCCTCGCCGAGCACGCCGCGGCGACGGCGGCCGGGACCGCCGAGGGCCCGGCGCCGGCGCCGCTCGCCCCCTATCTGCAGCCGTTCGCGCGCACCGACGTGACGAACTTCCTCGCCCTGACGCTCTGCCTGATGGTCGGCACCGCCGGGCTGCCGCACATCCTGATGCGTTACTACACGGTGCCCTCGGTGCGCGAGGCGAGGTCGTCGGTCGGCTGGTCGCTGCTCTTCATCTCGCTGCTCTACGTCGGTGCCCCGGCCTACGCGGCGTTCGCCCGCTGGGAGGTCCTCGACCAGGTCGTCGGCCTGCCGATCGCCGATCTGCCGGCCTGGATGACGCGCTGGGCGCAGGTCGGTCTGGTGTCGTGGCGCGACGTCAACGGCGACGGACTGCTGCAGCTCGGCGAGCTCCGGATCGGCGCCGACGCCGTCGTGCTGGCCTCGCCGGAGATCGCCGGCCTGCCGTTCGCCATCTCGGGCCTGGTGGCCGCGGCCGGTCTTGCCGCCGCGCTCTCGACCTCCGACGGACTGTTGCTCACCATCTCGAACGTCCTCTCCCACGACCTCTACTACAAAGTCCTGAACCCGGGGGCGTCGATCCGCCGGCGCCTCTCGATCTCCCGCGCCTTCCTCGTGCTCACCGCGGCACTCGCCGCGTGGGCTGCGACCTTCCGCCTGTCGATCATCGTCGAGGTCGTGGCGTGGGCGTTCTCGCTCGCCGCCGCGTCGTTCTTCCCGGCGCTGGTCATGGGAGTGTGGGACAAGCGCGCGAACAAGGCCGGAGCGGTCGTCGGGATGCTCGTCGGGTTCGCCGTGACGCTCTACTACCTCGTCGCCAGCCGCTACTTCGGTGTCGCCTGGTGGGGGATTCGCACTGTCGGCTCGGGGATCTTCGGCATCCCTCTCGGCTTCCTCGCCATCCTGCTGGTCTCTCGTCTCACCTCGCCGCCGAGCCGGGAGCTCCAGGAGTTCGTCGAGAGCGTGCGCTATCCGCGTGGCGCCGCGCGCGGCGGGTCGCTGGACTGA
- a CDS encoding metallophosphoesterase family protein codes for MRIGLFADPHANREALEACLEHGRRHRIDRHVFLGDLVGYGADPGWVVDTVARLQANGAVSVMGNHDEAVARGAGQEMHGDALEVIEWTRQQLDEGQMAFLRALPLAAEEPGRLFVHANGWKPGGWEYVRSTDDAQRSLGATGARVTICGHLHSQTLYHQGPAGRVEAFKPVPGVEIPLGGLRRWIAVLGAVGQPRDGNPAASYSILDVDRASLTCFRVPYDAATASRKIREAGLPAWLGLRLEAGG; via the coding sequence ATGCGCATCGGCCTGTTCGCGGACCCCCACGCCAATCGCGAAGCTCTCGAAGCCTGCCTCGAGCACGGCCGGCGACACCGGATCGACCGCCACGTCTTCCTCGGCGATCTCGTGGGCTACGGTGCGGACCCCGGCTGGGTCGTCGACACGGTGGCCCGGCTGCAGGCGAACGGGGCCGTCTCGGTGATGGGGAATCACGACGAAGCGGTGGCGCGCGGTGCCGGGCAGGAGATGCACGGTGACGCGCTCGAGGTGATCGAGTGGACGCGCCAGCAGCTCGACGAGGGGCAGATGGCGTTCCTGCGCGCGCTGCCGCTCGCCGCCGAGGAGCCCGGACGGCTCTTCGTTCACGCCAACGGCTGGAAGCCGGGCGGCTGGGAGTACGTGCGGTCGACGGACGACGCCCAACGCAGCCTCGGCGCGACCGGAGCGCGCGTGACGATCTGCGGGCACCTCCATTCGCAGACGCTCTACCATCAGGGCCCGGCCGGGCGGGTGGAGGCGTTCAAGCCGGTGCCGGGGGTCGAGATCCCTCTCGGTGGCCTCCGCCGGTGGATCGCCGTGCTCGGTGCGGTGGGGCAGCCGCGCGACGGTAATCCCGCCGCGTCCTACTCGATTCTGGACGTCGACCGGGCCTCCCTCACCTGCTTCCGCGTGCCCTACGACGCGGCGACGGCGAGCCGGAAGATCCGCGAGGCGGGTCTGCCGGCCTGGCTCGGCTTGCGCCTCGAAGCCGGAGGCTGA
- a CDS encoding zf-HC2 domain-containing protein, producing MDGEREVAGLLCSEVLASLSDYLDGELAAEARAAIEAHLAGCDRCARFGGGMSGALAALREALVDGSVADDLDAPQLFARLRARLDDETARRR from the coding sequence ATGGACGGTGAGCGAGAAGTCGCCGGCCTGCTCTGCAGCGAGGTTCTGGCGAGCCTCTCCGACTATCTCGACGGCGAGCTCGCCGCCGAGGCTCGGGCGGCCATCGAGGCGCACCTGGCCGGATGCGATCGGTGCGCGCGTTTCGGCGGAGGGATGTCCGGAGCGCTCGCGGCGCTGCGCGAGGCGCTGGTCGACGGATCGGTCGCCGACGACCTCGACGCACCGCAGCTTTTCGCCCGACTCCGCGCGAGACTCGACGACGAAACGGCTCGCCGCCGCTGA
- a CDS encoding protein kinase, with translation MASGPEILAPGVEIDGFRLEEVVHAGGMATIWRVTRADLALPTVMKVPRLGAADNPSFILCFEVEQMILPRLSGRHVPRFVGSGDITSQPYLAMEQVAGGSLEKRLPQAPFEPDAVAEIGAQVALALNDVHRQHVLHLDLTPDNILLRDSGEAVLIDFGLSRHDFLPDLLAEELRLPMGTAPYISPEQVLHVRSDPRSDLFSLGVVLYELSTGEQPFGNPQTQAGLRQRLYMRPVPPRARDREFPDWLQEIILRCLEVDPAARYRDAAQLAFALQHPDQVLLTERATRSASDGAWSSLRRRLQAGSGTLIAPTTARPVDSMPIVMAAVDTTAGNEALAEALRETVVEVLATAPHARLTCVTVRKTPKLALDVSVDEAGRNLQVQVLSELKRWARPLDLADDRISFHVLEYPDPAAALVEYATLNRVAHLVIGARGSSTLRRFLGSTSARVVAEAPCTVTVVKLPAAPGAEGEVASG, from the coding sequence ATGGCGTCCGGTCCCGAGATCCTCGCACCGGGCGTCGAGATCGACGGCTTTCGCCTCGAGGAGGTCGTGCACGCCGGAGGGATGGCGACGATCTGGCGAGTCACGCGAGCCGATCTTGCCCTGCCGACGGTGATGAAGGTCCCGCGTCTCGGCGCGGCGGACAACCCGTCCTTCATCCTCTGCTTCGAAGTCGAGCAGATGATCCTGCCGCGGCTTTCGGGCCGCCACGTGCCGCGCTTCGTGGGTTCGGGCGACATCACCTCGCAACCCTATCTGGCGATGGAACAGGTCGCCGGGGGCTCGCTCGAGAAGCGACTGCCGCAGGCCCCGTTCGAACCGGACGCGGTCGCGGAGATCGGCGCGCAGGTGGCGCTGGCGCTCAACGACGTCCACCGCCAGCATGTCCTCCACCTCGACCTGACGCCCGACAACATCCTGTTGCGCGACAGCGGCGAGGCGGTGCTCATCGACTTCGGGCTGTCGCGCCACGATTTCCTGCCGGACCTGCTCGCCGAGGAGCTGCGCCTGCCGATGGGCACGGCGCCCTACATCTCGCCGGAGCAGGTGCTCCACGTGCGGAGCGACCCGCGGAGCGACCTCTTCTCGCTCGGCGTCGTCCTCTACGAGCTCTCGACCGGCGAACAGCCGTTCGGCAATCCGCAGACGCAGGCGGGATTGCGGCAGCGGCTCTACATGCGGCCGGTCCCGCCGCGGGCCCGCGACCGCGAGTTCCCGGACTGGTTGCAGGAGATCATCCTGCGCTGCCTCGAAGTCGACCCGGCGGCGCGCTATCGCGACGCCGCGCAGCTCGCCTTCGCGCTGCAGCACCCGGATCAGGTGCTCTTGACCGAGCGCGCGACGCGGAGCGCGAGCGACGGGGCCTGGTCGTCGCTGCGGCGGCGGCTCCAGGCCGGTAGCGGCACGCTGATCGCGCCGACCACGGCGCGTCCGGTCGACTCGATGCCGATCGTCATGGCCGCCGTCGACACGACCGCGGGCAACGAGGCGCTCGCCGAAGCGCTGCGCGAGACGGTCGTCGAGGTCCTGGCGACGGCGCCGCACGCGCGGCTGACCTGCGTGACGGTACGCAAGACGCCGAAGCTGGCGCTCGACGTGAGCGTCGACGAGGCGGGACGCAACCTTCAGGTGCAGGTGCTCTCCGAGCTCAAGCGCTGGGCGCGACCGCTCGACCTGGCCGACGATCGCATCTCCTTCCACGTGCTCGAGTACCCCGATCCGGCCGCGGCGCTCGTGGAATATGCGACGCTCAACCGGGTCGCGCACCTGGTCATCGGGGCGCGCGGCAGCTCGACGCTCCGCCGCTTCCTCGGCAGCACCTCGGCGCGTGTGGTGGCCGAGGCTCCGTGCACGGTGACGGTGGTCAAGCTGCCGGCCGCGCCGGGCGCCGAAGGCGAGGTCGCGTCCGGATGA
- a CDS encoding RNA polymerase sigma factor — MPDRQALSDHQLLAASAGGDALAFEQFVERHQGPTLRYLRLLTDAPGSVEDALQEAFLAAWRGAASFRGESSARAWLISIARHALFRQHRRRAGEPDESVPLEALGREAGWGADPHVDLAERLADRQAVRRALGRLAPSDREILLLRDVEGLSGEECAVLLGLGLPAVKSRLHRARLRFAAQLRGVDHGR, encoded by the coding sequence GTGCCCGATCGGCAAGCGCTGAGCGATCACCAGCTGCTCGCCGCCAGCGCGGGCGGCGACGCGCTCGCCTTCGAGCAGTTCGTCGAGCGCCATCAGGGGCCGACGCTGCGCTACCTGCGGCTGCTGACCGACGCTCCCGGATCCGTCGAGGATGCCCTGCAGGAGGCGTTCCTCGCCGCCTGGAGAGGAGCCGCGAGCTTTCGCGGCGAGAGCTCGGCGCGCGCCTGGCTGATCTCCATCGCCCGGCACGCGCTCTTTCGCCAACACCGTCGCCGCGCCGGGGAACCGGACGAGTCCGTCCCGCTCGAAGCCCTCGGCCGGGAGGCCGGGTGGGGTGCCGACCCCCACGTCGACCTGGCGGAGCGATTGGCCGACCGCCAGGCGGTACGTCGCGCCCTCGGCCGTCTCGCGCCGTCCGACCGGGAGATCCTCCTGCTGCGCGACGTCGAGGGACTCAGCGGGGAGGAGTGCGCGGTGCTCCTCGGCCTCGGCCTGCCGGCGGTCAAGAGCCGGCTCCACCGGGCGCGACTGCGGTTCGCTGCCCAATTGCGAGGTGTCGATCATGGACGGTGA
- a CDS encoding DUF4212 domain-containing protein, with translation MRVRELEPDRGKLAAYWRATRRLTAGTLAVWAAVSVGAALMAETLNRIVVGGFPLGYYFGAQGSVLVFVLLVANYARAMNRLDRQHELQEDEE, from the coding sequence ATGCGCGTCCGAGAGCTCGAGCCCGATCGCGGCAAGCTGGCCGCCTACTGGCGTGCGACGCGTCGCCTGACCGCCGGGACGCTGGCCGTCTGGGCGGCGGTGTCGGTCGGCGCCGCCCTGATGGCCGAGACCCTGAACCGCATCGTCGTCGGTGGCTTCCCGCTCGGCTACTACTTCGGCGCCCAGGGCTCGGTGCTCGTCTTCGTCCTGCTGGTGGCCAACTACGCGCGGGCGATGAACCGGCTCGATCGCCAGCACGAGCTGCAGGAAGACGAGGAGTGA
- a CDS encoding CBS domain-containing protein, with translation MTPREFLQSCPPFDRVSASALDSLEATLEVRFAPPGEALFRRSDAETRVLYVVRKGSIRLERDGHLVELCEVGELVGAASLVGGGSPRFDAVAAEETLLYCLPVAAVRPLLGEPAVAGFFLASLADRLRRTANSDAAAMPTDFTAPVRTAVHRPAVFVDAEASVAEAARTMTREHVSSVLVSGHQLGILTDRDLRGRVVARGLDPQTPVRVVMTRPCRTASVDASLFEVLLEMLESRIHHLPLVESGEVVGVVTQTDLLQQMSRSPLHLLKSVERHGDTSRLADFAAEQAAMVERLAAGGLEASRIGRIAASVNDALAARLLRLAERELGEPPCPYAWIVYGSEGRFEQTLLTDQDNALVFRDDTPEAREYFAALAGRTVRGLLELSFPPCSGGFMATRWCFPLAEWQRKFDRWIRTPEPQALLDAAIFFDFRRVHGELSLAPLAELVAAAREARLFLRLLAQNALRFRPPLGLFNRLQTGDGGIDLKSGGLMPIVGMARVRALAAGLAERSTLDRVEGAAAAGTLRRESADTLAEAFRFLVRLRLDAQLAALRRGEPLTNTVDIAALGALERRHLKDVFRSVAELQDELALDFVVEKAT, from the coding sequence GTGACTCCCCGCGAGTTCCTCCAGAGCTGCCCGCCGTTCGACCGCGTCTCGGCGAGCGCCCTCGACTCGCTCGAGGCGACGCTCGAAGTGCGCTTCGCTCCTCCGGGAGAGGCCCTCTTCCGCCGCAGCGACGCCGAGACGCGCGTCCTCTACGTCGTGCGCAAGGGCTCGATCCGCCTCGAACGCGACGGCCATCTCGTCGAGCTCTGCGAGGTCGGCGAGCTGGTCGGCGCCGCGTCGCTGGTCGGCGGGGGCAGCCCTCGCTTCGACGCCGTCGCCGCCGAGGAGACGCTCCTCTACTGCCTGCCCGTCGCCGCCGTCCGCCCCCTGCTCGGCGAACCGGCGGTGGCCGGGTTCTTTCTCGCCAGCCTGGCCGACCGACTGCGGCGGACCGCCAACAGCGACGCGGCGGCGATGCCGACGGACTTCACGGCGCCAGTGCGCACGGCGGTCCATCGCCCGGCCGTCTTCGTCGACGCGGAGGCGAGCGTCGCCGAGGCCGCCCGCACGATGACCCGGGAGCACGTCAGCTCGGTGCTCGTCTCCGGCCACCAGCTCGGCATCCTCACGGATCGCGATCTGCGCGGGCGCGTGGTGGCTCGTGGGCTCGATCCGCAGACGCCCGTGCGGGTGGTGATGACGCGCCCGTGCCGGACGGCCTCCGTCGACGCCTCGCTCTTCGAGGTCCTGCTCGAAATGCTCGAGAGCCGCATTCACCACCTGCCGCTCGTCGAGAGCGGCGAGGTGGTCGGCGTGGTGACGCAGACCGACCTGCTGCAGCAGATGTCGCGCAGCCCGCTCCACCTGCTCAAGAGCGTCGAGCGCCACGGCGACACCTCGCGACTCGCCGATTTCGCCGCCGAGCAGGCCGCGATGGTCGAGCGCCTCGCCGCCGGCGGCCTCGAGGCCTCGCGGATCGGGCGGATCGCCGCCAGCGTCAACGACGCCCTCGCGGCACGGCTGCTGCGGCTCGCCGAACGCGAGCTCGGCGAGCCGCCGTGCCCCTATGCCTGGATCGTCTACGGCTCCGAGGGCCGCTTCGAGCAGACGTTGCTCACCGACCAGGACAACGCTCTCGTCTTCCGCGACGACACGCCGGAGGCCCGGGAGTACTTCGCCGCGCTCGCCGGACGGACGGTGCGCGGTCTGCTCGAGCTGTCCTTCCCGCCCTGCAGCGGCGGCTTCATGGCGACCCGCTGGTGCTTTCCGCTCGCCGAGTGGCAACGCAAGTTCGATCGCTGGATCCGCACGCCCGAACCGCAGGCGCTGCTCGACGCGGCGATCTTCTTCGACTTCCGCCGCGTCCACGGCGAGCTTTCGCTCGCTCCGCTCGCCGAGCTCGTCGCGGCGGCACGCGAAGCCCGGCTCTTCCTCCGCCTGCTGGCGCAGAACGCCCTGCGCTTCCGGCCGCCTCTCGGATTGTTCAATCGACTGCAGACGGGCGACGGCGGCATCGACCTCAAGAGCGGCGGCCTGATGCCGATCGTCGGCATGGCGCGCGTGCGCGCCCTCGCCGCCGGCCTCGCCGAGCGCTCGACGCTCGACCGCGTCGAGGGGGCCGCCGCGGCCGGCACGCTCCGTCGCGAGAGCGCCGACACGCTCGCCGAAGCGTTCCGCTTCCTGGTTCGCCTCCGCCTCGACGCGCAACTCGCCGCCCTGCGCCGCGGCGAGCCGCTGACCAACACCGTCGACATCGCCGCGCTCGGCGCGCTCGAGCGACGCCACCTCAAGGACGTCTTCCGTAGCGTCGCCGAGCTGCAGGACGAGCTCGCGCTCGACTTCGTCGTCGAGAAGGCGACGTGA
- a CDS encoding universal stress protein: MSAELFHPGARVDRFVLGERIARAVRATFWRVAGEADGLPLVMKVPRLDQPDNPTAAVGFEVEQQVLAHLRGPHAPRLVAAGDFAGQPYLVMEYVPGASLHDRMASLAGAADEIAEVGARIADALADLHRQRVLHLDLQPHNLLFRRSGEAVLVNFGLANALDRPDLLGEAFRFPLGSGPYIAPEQVLLHRDDPRSDLFALGVVLYQLTTSVRPFGSPGTVPGLRRRLFHEPDPPRALDPSCPGWLQEVILHCLETDPGRRYASAEQVADDLRNPERVELTERARRGRRPGPLGRLWRSLRTTVAVARGRGAVAGRAAEPRSGRLVMVAVNLEPGSEELARALLVAVRRLLAVDQQARLMCVSVRGVARQGPAAAPGGEAAGSSARRLVELRHWARTLWLPPERVTFQVLEGEDPAQTLLDHIRANRVERLILGARGHSSLRRFLGSVSSRLVSEADCTVTVVRVFDPNRAAAETDGDEAEPQELEMPTGDERFDD; the protein is encoded by the coding sequence ATGAGCGCCGAGCTCTTCCATCCCGGAGCGCGAGTCGACCGCTTCGTCCTCGGCGAACGGATCGCACGAGCGGTGCGAGCGACCTTCTGGCGGGTCGCCGGCGAAGCGGACGGCCTGCCGCTGGTGATGAAGGTGCCGCGACTCGACCAGCCGGACAACCCCACGGCCGCGGTGGGGTTCGAGGTCGAGCAGCAGGTCCTGGCTCACCTCCGCGGCCCGCATGCCCCGCGGCTGGTCGCGGCCGGCGACTTCGCGGGTCAGCCGTACCTGGTGATGGAGTACGTGCCGGGGGCCTCGCTCCACGACCGGATGGCCTCGCTTGCCGGTGCGGCGGACGAGATCGCGGAGGTCGGAGCCCGCATCGCCGACGCGCTCGCCGACCTGCACCGCCAGCGCGTGCTGCACCTCGACCTGCAGCCCCACAACCTGCTCTTCCGCCGTTCCGGCGAGGCGGTGCTGGTCAACTTCGGGCTGGCCAACGCGCTCGACCGGCCGGACCTGCTCGGCGAGGCGTTCCGGTTCCCTCTCGGCAGCGGTCCCTACATCGCGCCGGAACAGGTGCTGCTCCATCGCGACGACCCGCGCAGCGACCTCTTCGCGCTCGGTGTCGTGCTCTACCAGCTGACGACGAGCGTGCGGCCGTTCGGCAGCCCGGGCACCGTGCCGGGGTTGCGCCGACGCCTCTTCCACGAGCCCGATCCGCCGCGCGCGCTCGATCCCTCCTGCCCCGGGTGGTTGCAGGAGGTCATCCTTCACTGTCTCGAGACCGACCCCGGGCGGCGCTACGCCAGCGCCGAGCAGGTCGCCGACGACCTGCGGAACCCCGAACGGGTCGAGTTGACCGAGCGGGCGCGGCGTGGGCGGCGACCCGGCCCGCTCGGCCGGCTCTGGCGCTCGCTCCGCACGACGGTCGCCGTGGCCCGCGGTCGCGGAGCGGTCGCCGGCCGGGCGGCGGAGCCGCGCTCGGGTCGCCTCGTCATGGTCGCGGTCAACCTCGAACCGGGCAGCGAGGAGCTGGCGCGCGCGCTGCTGGTGGCGGTGCGCCGTCTGCTCGCCGTCGACCAACAGGCGCGACTGATGTGCGTCTCGGTCCGGGGCGTGGCCCGGCAGGGTCCTGCCGCGGCGCCGGGCGGCGAGGCGGCCGGCAGCAGCGCGCGGCGGCTCGTCGAGCTGCGCCACTGGGCCCGGACGCTCTGGCTGCCGCCGGAGCGCGTCACCTTCCAGGTGCTCGAGGGGGAGGACCCGGCGCAGACGCTGCTCGACCACATCCGCGCCAACCGGGTCGAGCGGCTGATCCTCGGCGCCCGCGGCCACTCGTCGCTGCGGCGCTTCCTCGGCAGTGTCTCGTCGCGGCTGGTGTCCGAAGCCGACTGCACGGTCACGGTGGTGCGCGTCTTCGACCCGAATCGAGCCGCGGCGGAGACCGACGGCGACGAGGCCGAGCCGCAGGAGCTCGAGATGCCGACCGGTGACGAACGGTTCGACGACTGA
- a CDS encoding 3'-5' exonuclease, with product MSAFWNRLVGRPRDVAWTEATFWALDLETSGLDARKDEILAVGMLPIRQGSVRWNERFASLVRPARTDGALGDGLAAHHLLPGELATGLRTDEALDQVLARLADDVLLVHCAPVDVAFLRAACAACGRPWPSPAVVDTAALLDQMAELEYPKPPPAAGLAAARARFGLPPASEHDAIADALATAELFLVLRHHLRATTLRDLL from the coding sequence GTGAGCGCCTTCTGGAATCGCCTCGTCGGACGCCCGCGGGATGTCGCCTGGACCGAGGCGACCTTCTGGGCGCTCGACCTCGAGACCTCCGGTCTCGACGCGCGGAAAGACGAGATCCTCGCCGTCGGCATGCTGCCGATCCGTCAGGGGAGCGTCCGCTGGAACGAGCGCTTCGCTTCGCTCGTCCGCCCGGCCCGGACGGACGGCGCCCTCGGCGACGGTCTGGCGGCCCACCACCTGCTGCCCGGCGAGTTGGCGACCGGCCTGCGAACGGACGAGGCGCTCGACCAGGTGCTGGCGCGACTGGCCGACGACGTCCTGCTGGTCCACTGCGCGCCGGTCGACGTCGCCTTCCTGCGCGCCGCCTGCGCGGCCTGCGGGCGTCCGTGGCCGTCCCCGGCGGTGGTCGACACGGCCGCGCTCCTCGATCAGATGGCCGAGCTGGAATACCCCAAGCCGCCTCCGGCCGCCGGCCTCGCCGCGGCGCGGGCGCGTTTCGGTCTGCCACCGGCGAGCGAGCACGATGCGATCGCCGACGCCCTCGCCACCGCCGAGCTCTTCCTCGTCCTGCGCCATCACCTTCGCGCGACGACGCTGCGCGACCTGCTCTGA
- a CDS encoding MHS family MFS transporter, with amino-acid sequence MALATEVIAEKAPITQEEKLVIVASSVGTVFEWYDFYLYATLAPFFAALFFPKGNDTAALLSAFATYAAGFLVRPFGALVFGRIGDLVGRKYTFLVTIVVMGLSTFGVGLLPTFATIGWGAPILLVTLRLLQGLALGGEYGGAATYVAEHSAQHRRGYSTSWIQTTATVGFFLALLVIGLCRVYIGKDTFTQWGWRIPFWVSILLLAVSIYIRLKLHESPIFAKIKSEGKTSKAPLTDSFLRYPNNKYVLLALVGATAGQGVVWYTGQFYALFFMQITLKLDFLTTYTLIGASLLLGTPFFVFFGWLSDKVGRLKIIMLGCLIAALTYFPLFKALTHYVNPALEQFQNTTKISVAANENDCQFHIFVGPWSKFSECDRVKDFLTKQGLNFESLPGEAGKVTTKINETVIEGWKEADLKAALKSFNYPETADKAQINYGMTLLILFIFLIYVTMVYGPIAAFLVELFPTRIRYTSMSLPYHIGNGWFGGLLPLTATAMVAARGDIYYGLWYPIVVSIITFVVGTLFLRETKDRDIYTHEN; translated from the coding sequence GTCATCGTCGCCTCGTCGGTCGGCACGGTGTTCGAGTGGTACGACTTCTACCTCTACGCGACGCTCGCACCGTTCTTCGCCGCCCTCTTCTTCCCCAAGGGCAACGACACCGCCGCCCTGCTTTCGGCCTTCGCCACCTATGCCGCCGGCTTCCTCGTCCGGCCGTTCGGCGCGCTGGTGTTCGGGCGCATCGGCGACCTCGTCGGGCGCAAGTACACCTTCCTCGTGACCATCGTGGTCATGGGTCTTTCGACCTTCGGCGTCGGCCTCCTGCCGACCTTCGCCACGATCGGATGGGGCGCACCCATCCTGCTGGTGACCTTGCGACTCCTCCAGGGCCTGGCGCTCGGCGGCGAGTACGGCGGTGCGGCGACCTACGTCGCCGAGCATTCGGCGCAGCACCGTCGCGGCTACAGCACGAGCTGGATCCAGACGACGGCCACCGTCGGCTTCTTCCTCGCCCTCCTCGTCATCGGCCTCTGCCGCGTCTACATCGGCAAGGACACCTTCACGCAGTGGGGCTGGCGCATCCCGTTCTGGGTCTCCATCCTCCTGCTCGCCGTCTCGATCTACATCCGCCTGAAGCTGCACGAGTCGCCGATCTTCGCCAAGATCAAGTCCGAGGGTAAGACCTCGAAGGCGCCGCTCACCGACAGCTTCCTGCGCTACCCGAACAACAAGTACGTGCTGTTGGCGCTGGTGGGCGCCACGGCAGGTCAGGGCGTGGTGTGGTACACGGGCCAGTTCTATGCCCTCTTCTTCATGCAGATCACGCTCAAGCTCGACTTCCTCACCACCTACACGCTGATCGGCGCCTCGCTCCTGCTCGGCACGCCGTTCTTCGTCTTCTTCGGCTGGCTCTCCGACAAGGTCGGCCGGTTGAAGATCATCATGCTCGGCTGCCTGATCGCGGCACTGACCTACTTCCCCCTGTTCAAGGCGCTGACCCACTACGTCAACCCGGCGCTCGAGCAGTTCCAGAACACGACCAAGATCAGCGTCGCGGCCAACGAGAACGACTGCCAGTTCCACATCTTCGTCGGACCGTGGAGCAAGTTCTCGGAGTGCGACCGGGTCAAGGACTTCCTCACCAAGCAGGGGCTCAACTTCGAGTCGCTGCCGGGCGAGGCGGGCAAGGTGACGACCAAGATCAACGAGACGGTGATCGAGGGGTGGAAGGAGGCCGACCTCAAGGCGGCGCTCAAGTCGTTCAACTACCCCGAGACGGCGGACAAGGCGCAGATCAACTACGGGATGACGCTGCTGATCCTGTTCATCTTCCTGATCTACGTGACGATGGTGTACGGGCCGATCGCGGCGTTCCTCGTCGAGCTCTTCCCGACGCGGATCCGCTACACCTCGATGTCGCTGCCCTACCACATCGGCAACGGCTGGTTCGGCGGCCTGCTGCCGCTGACCGCCACGGCGATGGTGGCCGCCCGGGGCGACATCTACTACGGCCTCTGGTACCCGATCGTCGTGTCGATTATCACCTTCGTCGTCGGCACGCTCTTCCTGCGGGAGACGAAGGACCGGGACATCTACACGCACGAGAACTGA